The sequence CCACCGCGACGGCCGCAATGATCAGCATGCCAATGAGCAAGTTCGTCCATTGCGGGTCCGCCCCCGCCAACCGCAATCCCAGCGTGAAGACCCCGACGATTAGCGCGCCGAAGAGCGCGCCTAGGATTGAGCCCCGTCCGCCGAAAAGCGAGATGCCGCCGATCACGACCGCCGTAATGCTTTCGATGTTGGCCAGCTGGCCAGAGGTCGGAGAGACCGAGCCGATCCGTCCGATCAGGGCCCAGCCTGCGAACGCGCAGATCGTGCCTGCGAGGACGTAGACGGAAATCAGCGTGCCCTTTACGTTTACGCCGGCCAGTTCCGCCGCCTCGGGGTCGTCGCCCACGGCATAGACGTGTCGACCCCAGGCCGTGTGGCGCAGTGTATAGGCCAGCACCACCGCCAAGACCAGCATGAAGATCACGCCGTAAGTAAAGACGGCGCCGCCGATCTCCAGCCGCGTTCCGAAGAACTGCAGGAGAGGGGCATCAGCCTGGATGTCCTGGCTTCGGATCGTCTCGTTCCTGGAATAGAGGAAGTTCGCGGCCAGCACGATCTGCCACATGCCCAGCGTCACGATGAAGGGCGGCAGCCGCACATAGGCGACCAGAATACCACTTATCAGACCACAGCTTGCCCCGCAGATCAGGCCGCAGAGCACCGCGAGTTCCGGCGGCAGCCCGTATCGGAACGTGAATTGCCCCATCACGACCGAGGACAGGACCATCACCGCGCCGACGGACAGGTCGATCCCCGCCGTCAGGATGACGATGGACTGGGCCAGCGCGACGATGCCGATGATCTGCACCTGTTGAAGGATCAGCGTCAGGGCGAAGGGTGAGAGAAACCGTTCTCCCAAAGTGGCGCCGAAGACGACGACGGCGCCGATCAGAACCAGCAGAGGCACCAGCGACGGGGTGAGGTGTAGACGGTTCTGGACCCGATATGCCAGCGTCGGCGCAGGCTGAACGAACTCGGCGAGCTGATCGTCGCGGTTCGCGGCGGCTTCGTAATTGTCGGACATGGCGAGCGACCCGGTCTGTTGCAGTTGGAAAGCCCCGCCCACCGTAAGAACCGGCCGGCGGGGCGATCCGTCATGTATGAAGCGGACCGATCAGCCCCAGCAGAGCGCGAGACCCTCTTCCGACGAGATCGAGGGCACGCCGTCAACAGGTGCGTCGGTGATCAGCGATACGCCGGTGTTGAAGAAGTCGAGCCCCGGCGACGTATCCGGCAGCGTGCCTTCCGTCGCGTACTGCAC comes from Roseibacterium elongatum DSM 19469 and encodes:
- a CDS encoding ABC transporter permease, translating into MSDNYEAAANRDDQLAEFVQPAPTLAYRVQNRLHLTPSLVPLLVLIGAVVVFGATLGERFLSPFALTLILQQVQIIGIVALAQSIVILTAGIDLSVGAVMVLSSVVMGQFTFRYGLPPELAVLCGLICGASCGLISGILVAYVRLPPFIVTLGMWQIVLAANFLYSRNETIRSQDIQADAPLLQFFGTRLEIGGAVFTYGVIFMLVLAVVLAYTLRHTAWGRHVYAVGDDPEAAELAGVNVKGTLISVYVLAGTICAFAGWALIGRIGSVSPTSGQLANIESITAVVIGGISLFGGRGSILGALFGALIVGVFTLGLRLAGADPQWTNLLIGMLIIAAVAVDQWIRRISA